The stretch of DNA CGACGTGCAGATGGCGGAGATCGAGTTCGACATCGACACCTACGAGCCTCTCCCCGTCGAAAAGCCCAAGGCTTCCCGCAAGCAGCTGGAGAAGGCCCTGGACATGCTCCTGTCCGCCAAGCACCCGCTGATCGTGGCCGGCGGCGGCATCATCAACGCGGGCGCCTCGGCGCAGCTGGTGGAGCTGGCCGAGACCCTCAACGTTCCGGTCATCCCCACCCTGATGGGCTGGGGCACCATCCCGGACGACCACCAGCTGATGGCCGGCATGGTGGGCCTCCAGACGTCCCACCGCTACGGCAACGAGAACTACCTGCAGAGCGATTTCGTGATCGGCATCGGCAACCGCTGGGCCAACCGCCACACCGGCGGCCTGGAAACCTACACCGCGGGCCGCAAGTTCGTGCACATCGACATCGAGCCCACGCAGATCGGCCGCGTGTTCTCGCCGGACCTGGGCATCGCGTCCGACGCCGGCGCGGCGCTGGCAGGGCTGGTTGAGCTCGCCAAGGAGCGGGCTGCTGCCGGTTCCCTGCCGGACTACAGCGCCTGGGTTGCCGAATGCGCGGACCGGAAGGCCTCGCTGCACCGCAAGACCCACTTCGAGAACATCCCCATCAAGCCGCAGCGCGTGTACGAGGAGATGAACAAGTCCTTCGGCCGCGACACCACCTACGTGTCCACCATCGGCCTGTCCCAGATCGCCGGCGCGCAGATGCTGCACGTGTTCGGCCCGCGCAAGTGGATCAACGCCGGCCAGGCAGGCCCCCTGGGCTGGACCGCCCCGGCCGCCCTCGGCGTCGCCCGCTCCAACCCGGACCAGACCGTGGTGGCGCTCTCCGGCGACTACGACTTCCAGTTCATGATCGAGGAACTGGCCGTGGGCGCGCAGTTCAACCTGCCTTACATCCACGTGGTGGTGAACAACTCCTACCTGGGCCTGATCCGCCAGTCCCAGCGCGGCTTCAAGATGGAGCAGAACGTGTCCCTGGCGTTCGAGAACATCAACAGCTCGCACCTGTCCGAGGAGACCCGCGGCTACGGCGTGGACCACCTGAAGGTGGCCGAGGGCCTGGGCTGCAAGGCCGTCCGCGTGGAAGACCCCAACGACCTGGGCGCCGCGTTCGACAAGGCCAAGGCCCTGATGGGCGAGTTCCAGGTTCCCGTGGTGGTGGAAGTGATCCTGGAAAAGGTCACCAACATCTCCATGGGCGTGGAAATCAACGCCGTCAACGAGTTCGAGGAACTGGCCGAGTCCGCCGCCGACGCCCCCACCGCCATCCTGGCACTGCAGGCCTAAACCATGCGCATCGTGATTGCCCCGGACAAGTTCAAGGGATCCCTGTCCGCCCCGGAGGTGTGCAGCTTCCTCGCAAAGGGCCTGCAACGCGGGACTGGCGGCAACCTTGACATCGTCCAGATTCCGGTGGCCGACGGCGGCGAGGGCACCCTCGACGCCGCCGTCGGCTCCGGCTTCACCCGGCGGACGGCCACGGTGGCCGGACCCACCGGCCAGCCGGTGGAAGCCGAGTTCGCCGTCCGGGGCCACGAAGCCGTCATCGAAATGGCCACAGCCTCCGGGCTGGCGCTGGTTCCCCGGGTACAGGACGGCGGCCGCCCCGCCTCGGCGGATGCCACCACGGCCACCAGCCTGGGCACGGGGCAGATCATCCGTGCCGCGCTGGACGCGGGTTGCCGCCGCATCGTGCTGGGCGTTGGGGGCAGCGCGAATACCGACGGCGGCGCGGGGCTTTTGCAGGGCCTTGGTGCCCGGCTCCTGGACAGCCGCAACAACGAACTTCCCCCGGGCGGTGCTGCGCTGGCCAACCTGCACAGCATCGACTTCACCCACTTTGAACCCCGCCTGGTGGACACCCGCTTCGTGCTGGCATCCGACGTCGACAACCCCCTGCTCGGCGCCCAGGGCGCCGCGGTGGTTTTCGGCCCGCAAAAGGGTGCCACACCACAAGACGTCGGCATGCTCGACGCCGCCCTGGCCAGGTTTGTCGAAGTCCTGGCCAGGGAAATCGGATTCCGCGCCGTCAAGGCCGCCGAGGCTCCCGGGGCCGGGGCAGCCGGCGGCGTGGGCTACGCCGCCATCGCAGCCCTGGCCGC from Pseudarthrobacter chlorophenolicus A6 encodes:
- the gcl gene encoding glyoxylate carboligase, which encodes MSKMRTVDAAVAILEKEGAIEAFGLPGAAINPFYSAMRAHGGIRHTLARHVEGASHMADGFSRAKDGNIGICIGTSGPAGTDMITGLYAAWADSIPMLCITGQAPVAKLHKEDFQAVDIESIAKPVTKMAMTILEPGQVPGAFQKAFQLMRSGRPGPVLLDLPIDVQMAEIEFDIDTYEPLPVEKPKASRKQLEKALDMLLSAKHPLIVAGGGIINAGASAQLVELAETLNVPVIPTLMGWGTIPDDHQLMAGMVGLQTSHRYGNENYLQSDFVIGIGNRWANRHTGGLETYTAGRKFVHIDIEPTQIGRVFSPDLGIASDAGAALAGLVELAKERAAAGSLPDYSAWVAECADRKASLHRKTHFENIPIKPQRVYEEMNKSFGRDTTYVSTIGLSQIAGAQMLHVFGPRKWINAGQAGPLGWTAPAALGVARSNPDQTVVALSGDYDFQFMIEELAVGAQFNLPYIHVVVNNSYLGLIRQSQRGFKMEQNVSLAFENINSSHLSEETRGYGVDHLKVAEGLGCKAVRVEDPNDLGAAFDKAKALMGEFQVPVVVEVILEKVTNISMGVEINAVNEFEELAESAADAPTAILALQA
- a CDS encoding glycerate kinase, whose protein sequence is MRIVIAPDKFKGSLSAPEVCSFLAKGLQRGTGGNLDIVQIPVADGGEGTLDAAVGSGFTRRTATVAGPTGQPVEAEFAVRGHEAVIEMATASGLALVPRVQDGGRPASADATTATSLGTGQIIRAALDAGCRRIVLGVGGSANTDGGAGLLQGLGARLLDSRNNELPPGGAALANLHSIDFTHFEPRLVDTRFVLASDVDNPLLGAQGAAVVFGPQKGATPQDVGMLDAALARFVEVLAREIGFRAVKAAEAPGAGAAGGVGYAAIAALAATRRPGIDVVLEFTELAERLAGADLVITGEGSLDEQSLLGKTPMGVARAAAAQGIPVIAVCGRTTLEHSQAAAAGFEGVYALTELETDVNRCISEAGELLEQLGTQISKRLAAGRPAGAASTKEDLRV